cccgacaagaccggattcgaaccacagggaggttaattgtataaattataaataacaacaacaacaacaataataataaagaaagctttgagatgtaatattgatataaggattaaacaatgataaaaacaattgtcaaggttagaggatccactaatggtatttcaaacaagtatagtataaacacttattactcaactggaaaccacacacaaaggaggttccaatcggattataaattgttaacatgattacattagttatcttattcgaataatgctaatacttgtaaatgttgtcaggcattcatgattataacttatgttaacaacaaatcaagttcctttcatagcacaggtgtcggttatactaTACgattgggctatgaaagtgccaagtatttgttgtaccaagggttatacaacataaatctagattaaccatttaacaagtaaagtattaaaagtgaacaagataacaaatataaaacatgttagtatcaaacattaaggtccatgttgagtttatattatacttattcttacaccattagtgtaaccttttcacattgacatgaaaaacttaactaaacataatgaaagagagaaacataaataaacaaggaaaggaaatgaaaagcataagcaagagattaatataagcaaaacttaagcattacaaaatataaagagagagcaagagtatgatcttgatctgaaaaccaagatgcctaaatacatggcaaatgcctccttttataggccaaaattcagaactattgatttgttgactaattgatgagtgagtggccacatcttgacttggtgacaattcttatcttcttgtctgccaaaatcatcattgataacgtcataatttgaacagacttaaatcatgaaagttctaggaaattgtctcagctttccagggtaaaaaattgagatcatttggacttctagaactcgagatatgggttgaacactaaacagtgtctgggctgcaggacagattcagatgtttttgttgttgctacaatttgaacttgaaaacggccttgttaaatcttggactcctcatgaaagttgtagacctATGttttacctttccatccatataaaataaacctaaatccgagatctacagcttcatatatgacccgattaccgaacaatgttccagtttggactgcaccaacatctcttttctaagtttggctatctctttgtcctttcaatttcagtacttcaactcatcaatcaattctttcatttatgtgataggcctgcatttaagatgaacatttaccataaattaaaggtatcttatattattagatatgttattataaaacatgctttagttaaggagttattgatacttcaagtgcaaaatgatgatataaaaccttgataaaaatgcacttttaagtactaatcaattaTCTTTGCCATGAActttgcaaaattatttttcatgacttgGGATCAGATCGTAAATTTTAATGATTGATTCATTTAAGTCcaattattgaaataaatcattaggatttaaatttgaaagtattttcatgttgattaaatttttttggtcgAGAACCTAAAACACCATTCAATGCTAAGATAAACTTTTGGATATTTGATTGACATATAGAGCGAGGGTTCTTTGagcttgagagagaaaaaaaattggttataaCTGCTCAGATAAATTTTTGCATAGAAAATTTGGCAAGAAAAGGTTTCAAAGgtattttttagctttcaaaaCGGAGAACATCCTGCTTTGTATTGCGTTAAACTTGTACATTTATTGGTAAATATTGCATGACATACAGTGTATATTCAGGttatgatttttctcttcttttttttttagagactaCCATCTTTGAAcccaaataagtttttttttttttttattagaaaaaacttttaaaggCATGTAATATAAGTTATGATTCATAATTATGAAAGAATGGATATGCATGGGACTCAAGTGGTGTTTAAGGGTTAAAAGATGTAGAATCATTTATTTCATACATAGATCTTTTAGGCTTGTcgcctatatttttttctttttgatgacCAATCTCATTATGGTCTTAAttctccaagtttttttttatgttttatcattcgagatttatttttcaattagggACATTTtgaagagtgttttttttttttttttctttttgtctctcTTTTGTGAAACTTATCCCTTTTTATATTTGCCTTTAATTAAGGATGCTTtagagagtttttttatttttattttttcttgctctttttATGACACTTCTAtcttttttgacatttttctacttcgagaattttaaaaatttacctCTAGTATGTGAGGTAATCCTAGTCAAGGGttatcatccaaaaaaaaatcatttataattcAAATGGGGACAACAATAGGTAATTTTCATAATTGTGAAGGGATTATTAAGATGACATTTCTTCATCTCAAATCCAAACTTGgttttgcttataaatatattagccTCATttgcaacaattaaaaaaaccatatggtaAACTTTAGAGAATATGTGGTGGGCATAAGTCGGACCACAATCCAAATGCATACTAGTTGCAATCACCAAATCATTTGATCCAGCTTTGGACATAGTGGGTCTCCTCTTGTCAATCACCAAATGCATACTAGTTCACAAAATTCAAATAGCAAAACATTTTCGTTTTCTCATCAAATCTTCCAAACATTTCAAGCTTTTAAAgatggtttgtttttattttcatgtcaaAACTTGACGTAGTGGGTCTCCTCTTGTTGGTTTGGCTTAATTGAATGAAAGTTGAAAATCTGAAAGCTAGGGACTATAATGAAAAAGCTAGAAAAATTACAGGACTcaaacaaacataatttcaaccaattcaagaaaaatattcagGAATTAAACCTAGATTTTTAGTTACAATCATTAGCAATTCAAGCCCCATCTATTCAATCCCAATCCAGAATTAAATCCCTAAATCCTAGCCTCACACTTATTTTTCCCTCATAATTCTAGTTGTTCCTCTATCCATTAAACCAGATCCTACAcattgaagaaaaaggaattgTCTTGGCCTTTTCTCTCATATACCACAGTCCCCTTCTTCtactttaaagaaaataataaaataaaaaccacagACCATAGACGCTTTTATTGCCTAATCTTCATCAATGCAACCCAAAAAATTCTCCTCCTCCATCTCCAACCAAGCCACCAGCCACACCACTACGCCAACCACCAGACCTCACTCTCCCTACCAATGACCTCCTTACACCTCCACATTCTCCAATCAAACTAGCATAATAACCATAATTCAATCTaacaaaatttaacataaacaaatcaaaaaattattctaacaATAAATAGATCACATATTAAAGGTCAAATTAACCTTTACAAGTCGTCATAGTTGGCTGGAATGGAAAGaaaattgttagaaaaaaaaaaacaatatctaagCTTGTATAGTCCAACGCTAAATGACTAGTCTGGCTTTTGAGGTGTTttgtttcattataattttttttaaaattttctttatttgcttttcttcgagtatttatttttgctattttataattaaaaaataaatttaaaaatcagatttattaaactcagttgagTTCATGACCTGAATTACAGGTTAACCTAAATTAACTTTGGTTAATTTAAGATATcgtcatcttaatattaaaaaaaataatttctcttgAAAATTTCTTAGATCAAATCGAGTTTTTACTGACCATCTTGGTTTCCTTTGGAATTGAAACTTGGGCTAGTAAAAGTGTTGGGTTAGGAGGTTTCAATGTTGAATCATTAGGCCGATTTTAATGACACTGCCGAAACATTCTCTGCGACAgcatgctatatatatatatatatatactctgtTAGAAAATATGTGAATtaacacacatatatattttcttatattagaaaaattatggtGTGAACAACAGTGATGCGCGAGCCAAGCTATGTATATTTGAAGTGTGACCAACGAAATTTGTTGACATAGTGGGCTAGCTATGTACATACTGATAAGATGGTAGATGCATCATTAATagtcttttgtttttatggaaAAGAGTCTAGGACTATGAGTCTATGACACTGAGTAAGATCCGTACGTGGGTGTATTCGAACCGTCCATCACAACAAGATGGTGGAGCAGCAAGGATATATGGTTAGAgggaaaaataaatgagaactGGTAGTGGTCCATAACTCCATGAAAAGCTACTTTAATGATGGGAGTTGTAAGGGAAGGCGGATGATAGGTGGTGCTGGCTAAGGCTCATACCTGTGCTGTGCTGCTTGTTTTTAGAGCCTCTTTTTGGTCCACACGAAGACGGAATTAAACTCCTCACCGCTGCCAAATCTTATTCAGGACCACCTTCGAGATTGTCATCTACAAGGTGATCATTGATGCTAACAATTCAGGCTCATTTAATTTTGGCACAATGGAATCCAGGCGGTATTATTCATTAAAGCTTGTCGGAGAGATCAAGCTCTAACATAATGTGCATTGATGATGCCTTGTTCAGCGAGTTCCGGTGAAGCAAGCCATGTGAGACTTGTCCAATGAACAAGTTTCCGTATAATGCTGATATGACAGTAGTTGTTTGGCGATTTATTACAAGGAAGATTGATGAGGAAAAAACAAACACGTTTTCAAACAAAGTAAACGCAAGTCAACACTGCTTAAgaaattagtttttgaaaaagaagaaagaaagattcatttaCAATTTAATAAGTGGAGTATTCTGTGATGGATCATGcctaatttttagttgattctcAGGGTCGTATTCTGTGAGCCCACTAGCAGATCATGTCTAGTTTCACTTAACGAAGAGGTTGAATTTAGTGCACTTCCTTGTAATCAATCTTGAGAAAAGAGGTTGAATTTGTAAGGCTAACACATTACCTTGAGAAACTCAGAATCCTGAATTGAAGAGGACGGCATTTACCAGTAAACCAACGGTTGTGTTTAAACTATGAGCCTTAGAAAGCACATGCGCATGTGCAAACAGAACACTCTGAATCAAGTCTCTCCTGCTTTGAGCTAGTTTCATGAATTATCTGGTACCTTTGTTCCTGCTTGAACATACATATGCCTGCACATGAATACAATCTCCTTCTGAAATTATAAGTTTACATTGTTTTACCTCAGTCAAAGCTCACACTATCTCCCTTTTTCTAGGTAGAAAACAAAGCTGCAGGGCTGGGCTTTGTAGGGGCTCCTTTGACCCTTGCTTCATATGTAGTGGAAGGTGGTTCGTCAAAGCACTTTACCAAAGTAAAGAGATTAGCTTTCTCCCAGCCCAAGGTAAATTTGTGCTAATCTCTCTTGTTTGTAGTTTTCTGGATATAGGACATGCTGCACCTGCTAATCCTACTTGCAGCGAATGTAATGAAACTAAATTTCAAGTGGCCATTTTTTCTATTCCCAGATTCCCCACGAATTACTTCAGACCTCTATGGCAAAATACATTCAATATCAAGCTGACAGTGGAGCTCAAACTGTTCAAATCTTTGCCTCGTGGGCCACAGAACTTAGCCCTGTGGATTTTGAGGAGTTTAGTCTTCCATACTTGAAGCAGATTGTGGACACTGTGAATCAATCCCATCCAAATCTCCCACTAATCCTTCATGCCAGCGGATCTGGAGGCTTGCTTGAGCGGCTAGCTTTGACAGATGTAGATGTTGTTAGCATGGATTGGTCAGTTGATATGGCTGAAGGTAGGAGGCGACTGGGGCCTGATGTAGCAGTTCAGGGAAATGTAGATCCTGGTGTTTTATTTCGGTCAAAGGAATTCATAACTAATCGAATCAATGATGTCGTCAGAAAAGCCggtaaaggaaaacatataCTGAATCTTGGTCATGGAATTGTAGTAGGCACACCTGAGGAGAATGTTGCTCATTTTCTTGAGGTTGCTAAAAGAATCAGATAATAACACGGCATGTGACTAGAAGATTTTTTGCaaatttgagatttatttatttttattagtttttctaCACGGGGTAAAAGAGAttcggataaaaaaaaaaaaaaaaagctaagaagaagagaaagttgAAGAAGAGAGGATCAGGGTTGTTAAAGCATGtaactttgtgatttttattcaattcatcaacaacaatctaatatttagaaaaacaagatataaatactaaaattctaactaaaacaaattattgagCTTATAgtccactaaataaaatacccaacaataattaaattaaacttaacaaataaagtttaattaataatcctcaactaaaagttcaaataaattaaaacaaaacatatgtTAAAGTCCAATCTCTATATGGTTTGGGTTACCCTTCATCGTCTATGATCATACAAGTGCGTAAACAATGTCTCGAGTCAGGTGTCGCCACCAATTCTCTCGGGGTTGGAGAAACTCGACTCCGTCGAGTGTAATTTAAGGCGACTCCAATAATGCTCCCAAAGATCATGATTAAGTTGTTGTGATGTCTCTTTGATAATCCGAGAATAGTCTGAATCTAGTCGTCTAGCTCATATATTGGGATTCGTCGAAGTTCATCATCTTTGAtaaaaacaacttgtgcatCCAAAGTAGCATTAATATGTTCTTTTTGTGCTAAAGATAATATGAGGCAGGTGTTTCAGAAGGAGCATTAAAGATAGGTTGTATTTTATACAtaatgaagtctttcaagtaaaaaatagaactaatattaaagtttagtgacaatttaatgatataattatttgatttaatcatttgcaACACTTTGAATGGTCTAGCGCTACTCACTTGCAATTTATGACTAGTTTTTAAAGAACATCGTTCAAGTCTAATCTGTTTCATGAAATAATCTCTAAACATTAAGTGCATTATGACACTTATGTAAATAAGCTCGAAATTTATATTGTTCATTACATGcatgaatttgttttatgatctcaacataaaaattatgaactCTATATGCAAACGACTAAGTTGAATCATACATTTTAGAGTGAGGGGACATGTGAAGAAGATCTACAAGCTTCTTAGGTTCGTAACTATGAACACTATATGACTAACAGTGTGTAAACACTATTTGAAACCTTAGTAAATATAGTTTGGATATAACAAAGTAAATTAGGAATCATGTGTCAAGGGTAAGGGATCAGGGAGCTCAACATGTTGTTATAAACCTATGACATGCTAGAAGTTAAGCATGAGGGGGTGAGGAGCATGTTGCTCTAAACCTTTGACGTGTTGGACGTCAAGCATGGTGGGTGGGGAATCAGGTAATTTAAAAAGACTAATATCATAACTCTTTTAAGCCCATATTTACCTCTTTGGGCAATTCCATTAAAGAGTTTCCTAAAACTTCTTCCTCTACcactaaaacataattattgtattttttattaacctcATTTTCAAACTCATTTGGACCTATAGTGTTAAGTTTCTCCTTTTGCACATCTTTTTATTTAGGTCActaaaattctcaaaattggGTTCTTACACTTGAATACAATAATCTTCcctttcatctatatttttatgttcttggATGACTAAGGGCTTAGAGGTGCAATTAACAAAGATATGTCAAAAACCTTGACATTTAGCACATCAAACCCTTGAACTTAACCTAAGCATTTCATTTATAACTcgtttttccttatctttttttttttatatataaatttaagcaCTACTTGGATTAGACCGACGAGGTGGAACACCTAAtaaagaattattatttataaattgagaCCTAAAAGGAATCTTAAAAGGGTCTTGAGGTTTTATGCATCGACTCTTTATAAGCAACTCATAATCTTGCACTACAATATAGACTTGGTCAAGACTGAAAGCACCTATAAGcctgaccttttttttataaaatcatcatTCAAACCTTTACAAAATCTATGTAAAGTCATGATTTCATTTTCTCTTATGACACATTTCATCATGTAATTATTAAATTGTGTTATATACTCATTGACATACTTGTTCCCTTATCTTAGATTATTCTATTGGTCTAAGAGTATATTCCTATAAGATTAGGGTAGATacattttttgtagtttttgtttcACTTTGGTCCAATCAGTTATGAAAAGTTTACCTCTCTTCTCTAAACAATCCTCATACATCTCCCCAATAAAGCCACGTGAACATCTTCTTAGTAAATCTaacttttctattattaaacAAGTTGTGCCACTCAAAGAATTAATACATGTCACGAATCCACATATCAAATATCCAAGAGTCATGATGACCGTCAAAAGTGGGGTCTTCTATTTTGTTAGGGCTCATGACTCGCTCATCAAGATCATCGTGTTTAGAGTAACCTAAATAATAGTATATTGGTGGCGCTCAGGATGGACTTGCTTACAATGGTTATTCTTGTGAAATTTATTGGTCTTTTGGTGCTTTATTCGAGAACTCTCTTGGggtttaattcttttaaacatGTTGGTCATCTGAGTTTGTAGTTCCCCTCAAATGGCTTTAAGAGTTTATCAAGGGTCG
This window of the Populus trichocarpa isolate Nisqually-1 chromosome 13, P.trichocarpa_v4.1, whole genome shotgun sequence genome carries:
- the LOC18104210 gene encoding uroporphyrinogen decarboxylase, chloroplastic — encoded protein: MAKYIQYQADSGAQTVQIFASWATELSPVDFEEFSLPYLKQIVDTVNQSHPNLPLILHASGSGGLLERLALTDVDVVSMDWSVDMAEGRRRLGPDVAVQGNVDPGVLFRSKEFITNRINDVVRKAGKGKHILNLGHGIVVGTPEENVAHFLEVAKRIR